The Mycobacterium seoulense genomic interval CCCAGACCGCCGGTCGGCCCGGTGAGCAAGACGGTGCCGGAAGTGATGTCGTTCATGGTTGCAGTGTTGGCCCTCGTCGAACGCTCAGGCAGTCGTCAGGTTGTCGTAGGACTGCCAGGGCCAGGACAACCCCTTTCCCGTGAAGCCGGCGTCGCGCACAGTGAAGGGATGGATTCGTGGGGGTTCGGGCGAACAGTGCGGCATTGGCGTGACCACGTTGCGCCCGCCGCGGTCGGTGTCCCGGTCGGCAGGCGCCGACGCGCGGCGGGCCTACGCCGCGAAGAGCTCGCGGCGCTGGCCGGGATCTCAGTGGACTACCTGACCAGGCTCGAACAGGGCCGCGCCACTTCACCCTCGATCCAGGTCGTCGAAGCCCTCGCCCGTGCGTTGCGTGTCTCCGACTCCGAACGCGAGTTGCTTTTCCGTCTGGCCGGGCACGCCACGCCCGGGCATCACATGGTGTCGTCGCGGGTAACGCCGAGCGTGCAGCGGGTCCTGGATCGCCTGGCGAACACCCCGGTCGCCGTCTACGACGCCACCTGGACCCTGCTCGTCGCCAACCCCCCGTACGACGCACTGATGGGACCGACGACGGTATGGCGGGGAAACGAGCGAAACAGCCTGTGGCGCAACCTGATCGGCCCGGGAAACCGGGCTGTACACACGCCCCAGGAGAGAGCCGAGTTCGAGGCCGGCCTAATCGCCGACCTGCGGTTGACCGCCGCCCGCTATCCCGCCGATCAGCGGTTGAAGTTGCTGATCCGCGAACTTGCCGCGCACAGCCCGCGCTTCGTCGAGCTCTGGGAGGCCGGCGCACCGCAGCCGCAACGCGACTTCGGCCGGCACAAGGTGATCGACCACCCCCAGGTCGGCCACATCACGCTCGAATGTGACACGTTCATCGTCGCGGCCGACGACATCCGCATCATGATCTACACCGCCGAACCCGGCACCGAGGATGCCGAGCGGCTGGCCCTGGCCATCGTCCTGGGAACGCAGTCGCTGGTCGACTAGGTTGCGACTCGCCCTTAGACCGGGATCAGCCCGTGCTTGCGCGCCGTGCGGAACCACAACTGCTTGTCCCGCAACAACTTCAGCGACTTGCGCAGCAGCAGCCGGGTCTCGTGCGGGTCGATGACCGCGTCGATGAACCCGCGCTCGGCGGCGGTCCACGGGATCGCCATGTTGAGGTTGTAGCCCTCGATGAAGTCCTTCTTGATCTGCTGCGCCTCGGGCGTGGTCGGGTCGGGGAAGCGCTTCATCAGCAACTGCGCGGCACCCTCGGCGCCGATCACCGCGATGCGCGCGGTGGGCCAGGCGAAGTTGAAGTCGGCGGTCAGCTGCCGGGAGCCCATCACGGCATAGGCGCCGCCGTAGGACTTGCGCACGGTGATGGTCACCTTCGGCACGTCGGCCTCCACGACCGAGTACAGGAAGCGGCCGCCGCGCTTGATGATGCCCCGCTTCTCCTCCTCGGCGCCGGGCAGGAAGCCCGGGGTGTCCACCACGAAGACCAGCGGGATGTTGAACGCGTCGCAGAACCGGACGAACCGCGCCGCCTTGTCGGACGCCTCGTTGTCGATCGCCCCCGACATGTACATGGGCTGGTTGGCGATCACCCCCACGGGGTGGCCGTCGACGCGCGCGTAACCGGTGATGATGGCCGGGCCGTGCTGCGCGGCGACATCGAGGAAGTCGCCGTCGTCGAAGATGCGCAGCAGGATCTCGTGCATGTCGTAGGCCGCGTTGTCGGAGTCCGGCACGATCGCGTCGAGCTCCAGGTCGCTCGGGGTGATCTCCGGCTCCAGCCCGGGGTTGACGATCGGCGGCGTGCCGAAGGTGCTCGACGGCAGGAACGACAGGAAGTCGCGCACGTACTGGAACGCCTCGGCCTCGGAGTCGACCACCTGGTGGATGTTGCCGTAGCGGGCCTGCGCGTCGGAGCCGCCCAGCTCGTCGAGCGTGACCTCCTCGCCGGTGACCTCCTTGATCACGTCGGGGCCGGTGACGAAGAAGTAGCCCTGGTCACGCACCGAGACGAGCAGGTCGTCCTGGATCGGCGAATAGACCGCTCCCCCGGCGCATTTGCCGAAGATGAGGGAGATCTGCGGCACCAGGCCGGACAGCGCCTCGTGGCGGCGGCCCAGCTCGGCGTACCACGCCAGGGAGGTGACGGCGTCCTGGATGCGTGCGCCGCCGGAGTCCTGGATGCCGATGATCGGGCAGGCGACCATCGCGCACCACTCCATCAGCCGGGCCACCTTGCGGCCGAACATCTCCCCGACCGTGCCCTGGAAAACCGTCTGGTCATGGGAGAACACCCCGACCGGGCGGCCGTCGATCATGGCGTGGCCGGTGACGCACCCGTCGCCGTAGAGCGCGTTCGGGTCGTCCGGCGTCTTGGCCAACGCCCCGACTTCCATGAAGGTGCCCGGGTCGACCAGCGCGTGGATGCGGGCGCGGGCGCTGGGGATGCCCTTCTTTTCGCGCTTGGCGACGGCCTTCTCGCCGCCGGGCTCCTTGGCCAGCTCCATGCGGACATGGAGCTCGGCCAGCTTTTCGGCTGTCGTGTGAGCGCGAGAAGGCTCCGCACCGGTCACTACTTGCCCACCTCACTCGTCCGGCGGCGCCCCGCCTCGATGTCGTGCTCGATCTCGTTCAAGGCCTCGGTCATGTGTGCGCCCACCTTGGCGATGATCGGCTCGTCGATGGCCTGGATGTGTTCCCCACCGATCGGCACGACCTCGAGGTCGGACACGTACTCGCCCCAGCCACCGTCCGGCTGGCGAACGGCATACCGCGGCTCGAACATGATCGCGTCGTCATGGTAGCGATCGGCCATGTAGAGGGTGACATGCCCGTCGTACGGCTGGATCTGGGCGGTGTCGATGGCCCGGTTGTCCAGGTACGACGTGCGCTGGTGCTCGATGATCCCGGCCGGGATCTGCACACCGCTCTGGCTGACCGCGTCGAGCACGAACCGGATCTGGCCCTCGTCGTCGAGCTCCTCGAGCTGCTCGTACGGGATCTCCGGGATGGTGACGTTGAAGGTCTTCTCGGCGAACCGGGCGTAGCGGTCCCAGCGTTTGCGGATCTCCTCCTTGGTCTGCGGGACCTCCTCGCCCGCGCGGACCGCGTCGATCAGGCCCACCCAGCGGACGTCCTTGCCCAGCCGCTTGAGCCCGATCGCGCACGCGTAGGCGAGCACGCCGCCCAGCGACCAGCCGGCCAGGATGTAGGGCCCGTCGCCCTGCATCTCGATCAGCTTCGGAATGTATTGCGCGGCACGCTCTTCGATCGAGCCCTCGACCCGCTCCAATCCGTACATCGGGGTGTCCGACGGCAGCCGGTTGAGCAACGGCTCGTACACGACGGTCGAGCCACCGGCCGGGTGGAACACGAACACCGGCGGCTTGGTGCCGCCCTCGGGCCGCGGCCGCAGGGTGCGGACGAACCCGTCGATCACGCCGGCCTCCAGGTACTGCCGCACCTTCTCGGCCAGCGCCTCGATGTTCTCCGACGTCAGCACGTCCTCGACGGTGATCGGACCCTCGGCGCGCTCGGCGAGGCGCTGCGCCATCTTGGCGGCCTGCTCGTCGTCCAGCTTGGGCAGCGGGTTGAAGATGCCGCCCGGTGACTTGCCGGTGACGATCGCCCACGTGGCGAACGTGACCCGCTCGGCGGCGTCGCGCGGCGGCACGTCGGAGTTGAGCGCCGCCGCGACCGCCTGCTGGTTCAGCGCGTCGGCGGCGCCACTCAGGTTGGGCTGCTGCTGCGCGGCGCCATTGCCGTTGGGTCCCGACGGGTCCGTGGGCGGCGGCGGAATCGGGACGTCCGAGGCCGGCGGGGCCGGTTGGGTCTCGGGCTCGGCTTGCGGATCGGGCGCCGGCGCCGTCACCGTGGCCGGTGTCGCGCCACTCACCATCTCCGCCTGCATCCGGGCGATCTCCTCGGCCGACTGCGTCTTCTGGTAGTCGTGCAGCTGCTCGACCTCGTCGCGGTGCTCGACCGCGTACTCGATCAGCTTCTCCACGTTGTAGAGGTTGGCGTCACGCACCGCGGCCAGCTGGATCGGCGGCAGATCGAAGTCGTACTCGACCCGGTTCTTGATCCGCACGGCCATCAGCGAGTCCAGGCCGAGCTCGATCAGCGGCACCTCCCACGGCAGATCCTCGGGCTCGTAGCCCATCGCGGAGCCGACGATCAGGCCCAGGCGCTCGGCGATGGTCTCCCCCGAGTCCGGCGACCACTTGCCCATGCTGGCCGAGAAGTACCGGTTGGTCAGGCTGTCCGTCAGGGTTTCGGCTTCGGCCTCGTCGGCGGGCGCCTCCGGCGCGGCCGCCGCCCCGTTGGCGGGAGCCGTGAGGGCCGCGCCCGCGCCGACCGCGGCCGGCAGGGCGACACCCGCCTCCCCGGCCCGGGTCACCAGCGCGTCGTAGACCAGCGTGAAGGACTCGTCGATGCGGGCGTGCACCTGCACCGAGGCACCGCCGGGGTGCCGGGTCAGCGTGGTCACCAGCCGGGCACCCTCGCCGGGCACCGCGCGCTGCTCGGCGGCCGCCAGCTGGGCGTCCGGAAGCACCTCGGCCGCAGCGGCTTTCACCAGCGCGGGCAGGTCCGTCAGGCCGCGGGGGTTGTACTCCCACACGTGGCGGCCGTCCGGCAGCGCGACGTGGTTGCCGGGCATGAGCACCGAGCTGCTGCCGTGCCCGAAGTGCACGTCCAGCCAGTGCTCCTTGCGCTTGAACCGGGTCGGCGGGATGTTGGCGTAGTCCTGCGGTCCGGTGGCGCGGGTGAACAGCGTCCAGATGTTCAGGTCGTGGCCGTAGACGTAGAGCTGCGCCATCGTCGAGATCATCGACTCGACCTCGTCCTGCTTGCGGGCCAGCGTCGGGATCAGCTGCGCGTCGTGCAACCCGGCCGCGGCAGTGGTCAGGCCCACCTGCATGAGCGCCACCGGGTTGGGGGCCAGCTCCAGGAAAGTGGTGTGGCCGCTGTCGACGGCGTTGCGGACGCCGTGGGTGAAGTAGACGCTGTGGCGCAGGCCCTTCTTCCAGTAGTCGACGTCGTGGATCGGCTCGCCGCCGGGCTTGATGTAGCTGCCCTCGTGCACCGTCGAGTAGATCCCGACCGTCGGGCTCATCGGCTTGATGCCCTGCAGCTCCGCGGCGAGCTCACCGAGCAGCGGGTCCATCTGCTGGGTGTGGCTGGCGCCCTTGGTCTGGAACTTGCGGGCGAACTTGCCTTCGGATTCCGCGCGGGCGATGATCGCGTCCACCTGCTCGGGCGGACCGCCGATGACGGTTTGGGTGGGGGCGGCGTAGACGCACACCTCCAGGTCGGGGAAGTCGGAGAACACCGTCTTGATCTCGTCGGCGGAGTATTCCACCAGCGCCATCAGCCGGATGTACTCGCCGAACAGCATCGCCTCGCCCTCACCCATCAGGTGCGAGCGCGAGCAGATGGTGCGGGTGGCGTCGCGCAGCGACAGGCCGCCGGCGAAGTAGGCCGACGCGGCCTCGCCCAGCGACTGGCCGACCACCGCGGCGGGCTTGGCGCCGTGGTGCTTGAGCAGCTCACCCAGCGCGATCTGGATCGCGAAGATGGTGACCTGGGTGGTCTCGATGCCGTAGTCCTGCGAGTCGTCGAGGATCAGCTCGAGCACCGAGTAGCCCAGCTCGTCCTGGATCAGCGCGTCGACCTTCTCGATCCACTCGGCGAAGACCTCGTTGCGCAGATACAGGCTCTTGCCCATCTTGCGGTGCTGCGCGCCGAACCCGGCCAGCACCCACACGGGGCCGTTGGTCACCGGTCCGTCAACGCTGAACACACCCGGCCGCTGCTTGCCCTCGGCGACCGCGCGCAGGCCCTTGACGGCCTCCTCGTGGTCGTGGGCCAGCACCACCGCGCGGGAGCGGCCGTGGTTGCGCCGCGACAGCGCCCGCCCGATCGATTCCAGCGACGACGCCTGCCCCTCCGGGCTTTCCATCCAGTCCGCCAGCTCGGCGGCCGCGGCCTTCTTGCGCGACGTCAAGAACGCCGACACCGCGAGCGGGATCAGCGGCTTGGTGGGCTCGGCGGCCTCCTGCGCCGCCAGCTCTTCCAGCGCGATCTCCTTGAGCCGCAACGCCTCGTCGGTGACGCCCGGCAGTTCGGGCTCTTCCTCCTCGGGCGCCTCGGCGTCGGGAATGATGTTGCCGAAGTCGTCGAAGCGCAGCGCGTGGGCTTCCATGGTCGGCGCCTCGGCGGTGGCCGAGGAGGCCTTCAGCTCGGGTTCGGGCTCGGGCTCACGCTCGATCACGTCGCGGGGCAACACCTCACGCACCACCAGGTGCGCGTTGGCCCCGCCGAAGCCGAAGCTGGACACCCCGGCCAGCGCGTAGCCGCCGTAGCGCGGCCAGTCGGTGGCCTGGTCGACAACCTTCAGGTGCATCGCGTCGAAGTCGATGTACGGGCTGGGGCCGGCGAAGTTGATCGACGGCGGCAGCTTGTCGTGCTGCAGGGCCAGCACCACCTTGGCCATGCTGGCCGCGCCGGCCGCCGACTCCAGGTGGCCCACATTGGTTTTCACCGCGCCCAGCAGCGCCGGGCGGTCGGCCGGGCGGCCCCGGCCGACGACGCGGCCCAGCGCCTCGGCCTCGATCGGGTCACCGAGGACGGTGCCGGTGCCGTGCGCCTCGATGTAGTCGACGGTGCGCGGGTCGATGCCGGCGTCCTTGTAGGCCCGGCGCAGCACGTCGGCCTGCGCGTCCTGGTTGGGCGCGATCAGTCCGTTGGACCGGCCGTCGTGGTTGACCGCGCTGCCCGCGATCACGGCCAGGATCTGGTCGCCGTCGCGGCGGGCGTCGTCGACCCGCTTGAGCACCACCATGCCGCCGCCCTCGGAGCGGGTGTAGCCGTCGGCATCTGCGGAGAACGACTTGATCCGGCCGTCGGGGGAGAGCACCTGGCCGATCTCGTCGAAACCGAGCGTGACCACCGGGGTGATCAGGGCGTTGACGCCGCCGGCGACCGCGACGTCGGCTTCGCGGTTGCGCAGCGCCTGGACGGCCTGGTGGATGGCCACCAGCGAGCTCGAGCACGCGGTGTCAACCGCGACCGATGGGCCGCGGAAGTCGTAGAAGTAGGAGACCCGGTTGGCGATGATCGACGTCGCGGTGCCGGTGATCGCGTAGGGGTGAGCGACCGTCGGGTCGGACACCGCCAGGAAGCTGTAGTCGTTGTTGGAGACGCCGACGTACACGCCGACGGACTCGCCGCGCAGGCTCGACGCCGGGATGCGGGCGTGTTCGAGCGCCTCCCAGGTGAGCTCGAGCGCCATCCGCTGCTGCGGATCGATGTTGTCGGCCTCGGTCTTGGCGACCGCGAAGAACTCGGAGTCGAAGCCCTTGATGTCCTTCAGGTAGCCGCCGCGTGTGCGGGCCTTGGCGACTCGTTCGGCCAGCCGCGGCTCCTCGAGGAACTCCTCCCAGCGACCCTCGGGCAGGTCGGTGATGGCGTCGCGGCCCTCCATCAGCGCCTGCCACGTCTCGTCGGGGGTGTTCATGTCGCCGGGCAAGCGGGTGGACAGGCCGACGATCGCGATGTCGACCCGCTCGGCGGGGCCGTTACGCGTCCAGTCGGAGACGTCGTCCCCGCTCGTGTCCGCTTCCGGCTCGCCCTCGATGATCCGCGTGGCCAACGACTCGATGGTCGGGTGCTGGAAGGCCACCGCGACCGACAGGGTGACGCCGGTCATGTCCTCGATGTCGGCCGCCATCGCCACGGCGTCGCGCGACGACAGGCCCAGCTCCACCATCGGCACGGACTCGTCGATGTCGTCCGGCGACTTGCCGACGGCCCTGCCCACCCAGTTGCGCAGCCACTCGCGCATCTCGGGGACCGTGAGGTCGGCCTTCTTGGCGGGGACAGCCCCCTCGGGCGAGGAGGTGCTGTTGTCGGGATTCTCGGAGTGATCGGTGTCAGCCATAGTTCTCTTGGGTTCAGTCTGTGGAGCTGGCGAAGGCGGTCGGCGAACCGACGCCGCTGCGCAGGCTGCCGTCGAGGTAAGCGGCGCGGCATGCGCGGCGCCCGATCTTGCCGCTGGAGGTGCGCGGAATGGTTCCGGCCTGCACCAGCAGCAGGTCGCGGATGGTGACCCCGTGCCGCACGGCGATGGCCGCGCGGATCTCGTCGGCGATGGGCTGGTAGTCGAGCTTGTGCGTGCCCGGGGCCCGCTCGGCGACGATCACCAGCTGCTCGGAGCCGTCCTCGGGGTCGTACTTGAGGCCGGTGTGCGGGTTGTCGAACACCACCTGCGGCAGCTCGTTGGCCGGAACGGAGAACGCGGCCACGTAGCCCGTACGCAGGGCCCGGCTGGCTTCCTGGGCCGAGTACTCGAGGTCCTGCGGATAGTGGTTGCGGCCGTCGATGATGACAAGGTCCTTGATCCGGCCCGCTATATAGAGGTGGCCCTTGTGGTAGGTGCCGTAGTCGCCGGTGCGCACCCACAGCCCGTCGTCCTCGGCTCCCTCGGCGTGCGACTGGCTGATGCGCGACTTGAGGATGTTGCGGAAGGTCTCCTGGGTCTCCGCCTCCTTGCCCCAGTAGCCCAGACCCAGGTTCTTGCCGTGCAGCCAGATCTCGCCGATCTGGCCGTCGGGCAGCTCGCTGGCGGTGTCGGGGTCGACGATCACGGCCCATTCGTCGACGCCGATGACGCCCGCGGATACCTGCGCGACGGCGTTGGGCGCGTCGGGGGCCACCTCGACGAAGCGTTGCTTGTTGAGTTCGTCGCGGTCGACGTGGATGACCGTGGGCGCCTGATCCATGGGAGTGGTGGAGACGAACAGCGTCGCCTCGGCCAGGCCGTAGGACGGCTTGATCGCGGTCTCGCGCAGGCCGTAGGGCGCGAACGCCTCGTAGAACTTGCGCATCGACGCCGGGGACACCGGCTCGCTGCCGTTGAGGATCGCCTTGACGTTGCTCAGGTCCAGCGGCGGCTCACCCTCCTTGGGCACACCCCGCACCGCGGCGTGCTCGAAGGCGAAGTTCGGCGCGACGGTGATGACCTCGCTGTCCGGGGCGTCCTCGGGCTTGCGTGCCATCTCCCGGATCCACCGGCCGGGCCGGCGCACGAACGCGGCCGGCGTCATGAAGGTGAAGTTGTGACCGATCACCGGCGACAGCAGCGCGGTGATCAGGCCCATGTCGTGGAAGAACGGCAGCCAGGACAGGCCGCGGTCGCTCTCCTTGCCCTCGAGCCCGTTGAGCACCTGCAGCACGTTGGTCGGCAGGTTCAGGTGGGTGATCTCGACGCCGGTCGGGGTGCGGGTGGAGCCGGACGTGTACTGCAGGTAGGCGATGGTGTTCTCGTCGGCCTCCGGCTCAACCCAGGTGGAGGCCACCTCGTTGGGCACCGCGTCGACGGCGATCACGCGGGGCCGCTCCTTGGCGGAGCGGGCGCGGATGAACTTGCGGACCCCTTCGGCGGCCTCGGTGGTGGTCAGGATCGTCGAGGGGGTGCAGTCGTCGAGCACCGCGTGCAGGCGGCCGACGTGGCCCGGCTCGCCCGGGTCGAACAGCGGCACCGCGATCCGGCCGGCGTAGAGCGCGCCGAAGAAGGCGATGAGGTAGTCCAGGTTCTGCGGGCACAGGATGGCGATGCGGTCACCCGGCTGGGTGACCTGCTGCAGCCGGGCGCCCACGGCCCTGTTCCGGGCGCTGAAATCGCGCCAGACGATGTCGCGGGCGATGCCGTCGCGTTCGGTGGAGAAGTCGAGAAACCGATAGGCCAACTTGTCGCCGCGAACCCTCGCCCACTTCTCAACGTGCTTGACCAGGTTGGTGTTGTCGGGGAACCTGATCTTTCCATTCACGATGAACGGGTTGTGGTACGGCATTCCGCTCTCCTGTCACACCTGTTTAAGGCCGGCGCTACGCCGGCGTTTTGTTCTCTGGTCGGCGACGCCGACAATTCCATCTCTACGCGGGCCAGTCCTCGCGCGACGCCACCGGCGCCGGCCTCCTGTCCATCCCAGGCCGGCTCCCACCAGGACCGGGTCCGCAACGAAGTCTGATAGCTCTTAAATTCCTCTTAATGTTAAGGGGCGGCCCGCAGCACACCAAATCACAAGGTACCGCTGATCTGCACCGGCAACCGGCTCCTGACGGCTGTGTCCCGCGGCCGGTCATCCATGTTTGGGATGCGGCGCGTTGGTGATCAACCCTTGGACCCAGTTCAACGTCCAATCGGTCGCGGCCTGCCCGTCGAGGTTCCAGAACTGTGTCGTTGCGTACAGCGCGTGGATGGGCTGTCCGCCATTTCCGGCCAGGGTGTTCAGCGTGTTGGGCAGGTTGGCCACGCTGAACGCCTCTTCCGGCGCCGCGCAGATGAGGTCGCCCGGCGCGCAGATCTCATTGGTCTTGCCGTCGAGCGCGCCGAACCCACCGGGCCGCGCGCCGGTCATGGTCAACCCCAGACCGGACAGCACCGGCACTTCGTGCAGCGTGACCTCGGCGCCCTGCCCCGGCGGGTTGGGCCCGACGTCCTTGCCCACGCCCGGCTGGCGGCGACCGTCGGCGATCAACGTCACACCGAGCACCAGGTCGTCGTCGACGGGTCCGCGGCCGTTACCGATATCGCTGGCGATGTCACCGGCGATCACCGCGCCCTGGGAGAAGCCCGTCAGCACGTAACTGGTCAACGGGCACTTGGCGTTCATGTCCGTCATCGCCTGCACCGTCGCCCGGGTGCCCTCGGCGCGGCTCTCGTTGTACGACATCTGGGTGTCACCGCCCAGCGGGTTGTGGAACTGCGCGGTGTAGGGCGTGGTGTACTCCTGCACCCGCGACGCGGGGAACTGCTGGGTGATCGCCGTGGTCACCTTGTGCAGCAACGCGTTGGGGAACTGCATCGGGTTGAGCGGGTCGTCCTGAGGAGCGGACTCCCAGGTGCCGGGGACGTTGACCAGCTGGACGTCGGGACACGACGCGTCTTGGGAAGCCGGCCGCGGTTTGTGGGGGTGGGTGGTCGTGGGCGGCGACGGCAGGACGCCGGGTGGCACCGCGCTGGGCGGCGACTCGTGGCCGCGCAGCAAGACGACCACCAGCACGATGACCAGCAACACCACCCCCGCCATCGTCAAGGCGGCGGTCCAGGCGAGGGCGCGGTGGCGCTTACGCCGAGCGTTGGTAGCCATGTTCTCCTGCTGGCAGAGTCGGTGGATCGCGGCGAAGCGGTCCTCCCGACCCCTGCCGCACCCCCTACACGGTACCGGCTCCCCCGAGCGGACCCGTCCGGCCGCGACCCGCTAAAGAATTCGGCGTCGACCCGCTTCGCCGCTGGCGAATGGCGCTAGCGAATGGCGCCGACGATGTCGCCCGACATGGCTCCCAGCTGCCCCGACCACGAGCCCCAGCCGTTGTCGCCGCCACCCGGGAAGTCGAAGTGACCGTTGTGCCCGCCGTTGCTGCGGTACTGCTGGTAGAACTCCCTGGAGCTGCCCATCGCCGCGCCCGCCTGGCCGATCATGGCGGCGTCGTCGCCGCCCATGTTCGTCGGGCTGTAGACCCAGACGCGGGTGTTGTTCTGCGCCAGCAGCGAGGCGTGCACGTAGGGGTCGTGCCACTTCCACCGGCCCAGCTGCGGGGCGCCCCACATGCCGTTGCCGTCCACGCCGCCGTACTGCTGCAGGCCGGCCAGGATCGCGCCGTTGTAGTTGGTGCTCGACGGGTACAGGAAGCCGGACAGCGATCCGGCGAAGCCGAAGCGGTCGGGGTGGAAGGCGGCCAGCGCCATCGCGCCGTAGCCGCCCTGCGAGGCGCCGACGGCGGCGTGGCCACCGGGCGCCAGGCCCTTGTTGGCGGCCAGCCAGTTGGGCAGCTCGCTGGACAGGAAGGTGTCCCACTGCTTGCTGCCGTCCTGCTCCCAGTTGGTGTACATGCTCCACGCCCCGCCCGCAGGCGCGACCACCGAGATGCCCTTTCCGCCCAGCGTGTTCATCGCGTTGCCCGCGGTGACCCAGTTGCTGACGTCCGGGGCGGCATTGAAGGCGTCCAGCAGATAGACCGCGTGCGGACCGCCCGCGAGGAAGGCCACCGGGATGTCGCGGCCCATCGCCGCCGACGGCACCATGAGGCTCTCGTAACCGGCCGCGCGCGCCTTGCCGGCGGGCCCGCCGGTCACCGTCACGCCGATCAACCCGATCGAGAGCGCCGCCACGGAGAACACCCGAAGAAGCGCTGTCATACCCCGCACGACCCTCATGTCCACCCTCCATCGTCTAGTCGCTGTCTGCACACTAGCCAGCGCCGTAGTTCCCCCGCCCACGGGGTAGTGAAACAAATCACACACCAAAACGACTGGCGGCGGAAACCCCGAGGGGTCCCGCCGCCAGTCGCGTTTGTTTCTCGGGCCTAGGTGCCCTGGCCGTTGCCGGCCGCCGTAGCGGCCGTGGCCGGGCCGGCGCCCGGGGTGGCGCCCAGCGCCGACTGCAGGTCAGGCTTCATCGCCTGCAGCTGCGCGCCCCAGTAGGGCCAGTCGTGGGTGCCGTTGGCGTCGAAGTTCCACACCGCGTTGTGGCCACCGGCCTGGTTGTAGGCGTCCTGAAACTTCAGGTTGCTGGTCCGCACGAAGCCCTCGAGGAACTTGGCGGGCAGGTTGTCGCCACCGAGGTCGGACGGCTTGCCGTTACCGCAGTACACCCAGATGCGGGTGTTGTTGGCGACCAGCTTGCTGACCTGAAGCGACGGGTCGTTGCGGGCCCACGCCGGGTCCTCCTTGGGGCCCCACATGTCGGCCGCCTTGTAGCCGCCCGCGTCACCCATGGCCAGGCCGATCAGCGACGGGCCCATCCCCTGGGACGGGTCCAGCAGCGCCGACAGCGAGCCGGCGTAGACGAACTGGTTCGGGTGGTACGCGGCCAGGATCAGCGCCGACGAGCCGGCCATCGACAGACCGACGGCGGCGTTGTTGGTCGACTTGACCTGCTTTTGCGCCGACAGGTAAGCCGGCAGCTCGCTGGTCAGGAAGGTCTCCCACTTGTAGGTGGTGCAGCCGGCCTTACCGCAGGCGGGCTTGTACCAGTCGGAGTAGAAGCTGGACTGGCCACCGACGGGCATGACGACCGAGATACCGGACTGGTTGTACCACTCGAAAGCCGGGGTGTTGATGTCCCAGCCGTTGAAGTCGTCCTGCGCGCGCATCCCGTCGAGCAGGTACAGCGCCGGCGAGTTGGCCCCACCGCTCTGGAACTGGATCTTGATATCGCGGCCCATCCCAGCGGAAGGAACCTGCAGGTATTCCACCGGCAGACCGGGGCGCGAGAAGGCACCAGCGGTCGCCGAGCCCCCCACGGCGCCAATCAGGCCCGAGAGCAGCGCCGCGCCAGCGGCCGCCACCACGAGCCGCCGCGGCATACCGGCCACGGCGCCGCGAAACCTGTCGACAAGCGTCATCCTTGCTTCCTCATCCTTTCGGCGCGCCCATCACCCGGACGCGTCCATGATTTGGGTCGTACTGCATGCGATCTCCGCGCAGCAGTGCTCGTGTAGTCAACCACACCTTCACCCGCCCGGTCGCATCGAGGCGGCCCCCCAAAGCGCCAACCGGGCGCCGTTACCCGGTCTTTTCCAGGCGAAACATCGACGCGATATCCGTCGTTTCCGCATGTGCTTGAGCGCCGTGGTCAGCTGGTAAAGGCCCAAATGTGATGTTGCTGGCAAGCTTTCACCGGGTGCGGGTCGTGATCATTTCGAGATTGGCCGAAAATTCTTCTGCGCGGACCTTACTCGCGGGGCGGCGGCGGTGCC includes:
- the pks13 gene encoding polyketide synthase Pks13 (Pks13 is a key enzyme in mycolic acid biosynthesis.), which translates into the protein MADTDHSENPDNSTSSPEGAVPAKKADLTVPEMREWLRNWVGRAVGKSPDDIDESVPMVELGLSSRDAVAMAADIEDMTGVTLSVAVAFQHPTIESLATRIIEGEPEADTSGDDVSDWTRNGPAERVDIAIVGLSTRLPGDMNTPDETWQALMEGRDAITDLPEGRWEEFLEEPRLAERVAKARTRGGYLKDIKGFDSEFFAVAKTEADNIDPQQRMALELTWEALEHARIPASSLRGESVGVYVGVSNNDYSFLAVSDPTVAHPYAITGTATSIIANRVSYFYDFRGPSVAVDTACSSSLVAIHQAVQALRNREADVAVAGGVNALITPVVTLGFDEIGQVLSPDGRIKSFSADADGYTRSEGGGMVVLKRVDDARRDGDQILAVIAGSAVNHDGRSNGLIAPNQDAQADVLRRAYKDAGIDPRTVDYIEAHGTGTVLGDPIEAEALGRVVGRGRPADRPALLGAVKTNVGHLESAAGAASMAKVVLALQHDKLPPSINFAGPSPYIDFDAMHLKVVDQATDWPRYGGYALAGVSSFGFGGANAHLVVREVLPRDVIEREPEPEPELKASSATAEAPTMEAHALRFDDFGNIIPDAEAPEEEEPELPGVTDEALRLKEIALEELAAQEAAEPTKPLIPLAVSAFLTSRKKAAAAELADWMESPEGQASSLESIGRALSRRNHGRSRAVVLAHDHEEAVKGLRAVAEGKQRPGVFSVDGPVTNGPVWVLAGFGAQHRKMGKSLYLRNEVFAEWIEKVDALIQDELGYSVLELILDDSQDYGIETTQVTIFAIQIALGELLKHHGAKPAAVVGQSLGEAASAYFAGGLSLRDATRTICSRSHLMGEGEAMLFGEYIRLMALVEYSADEIKTVFSDFPDLEVCVYAAPTQTVIGGPPEQVDAIIARAESEGKFARKFQTKGASHTQQMDPLLGELAAELQGIKPMSPTVGIYSTVHEGSYIKPGGEPIHDVDYWKKGLRHSVYFTHGVRNAVDSGHTTFLELAPNPVALMQVGLTTAAAGLHDAQLIPTLARKQDEVESMISTMAQLYVYGHDLNIWTLFTRATGPQDYANIPPTRFKRKEHWLDVHFGHGSSSVLMPGNHVALPDGRHVWEYNPRGLTDLPALVKAAAAEVLPDAQLAAAEQRAVPGEGARLVTTLTRHPGGASVQVHARIDESFTLVYDALVTRAGEAGVALPAAVGAGAALTAPANGAAAAPEAPADEAEAETLTDSLTNRYFSASMGKWSPDSGETIAERLGLIVGSAMGYEPEDLPWEVPLIELGLDSLMAVRIKNRVEYDFDLPPIQLAAVRDANLYNVEKLIEYAVEHRDEVEQLHDYQKTQSAEEIARMQAEMVSGATPATVTAPAPDPQAEPETQPAPPASDVPIPPPPTDPSGPNGNGAAQQQPNLSGAADALNQQAVAAALNSDVPPRDAAERVTFATWAIVTGKSPGGIFNPLPKLDDEQAAKMAQRLAERAEGPITVEDVLTSENIEALAEKVRQYLEAGVIDGFVRTLRPRPEGGTKPPVFVFHPAGGSTVVYEPLLNRLPSDTPMYGLERVEGSIEERAAQYIPKLIEMQGDGPYILAGWSLGGVLAYACAIGLKRLGKDVRWVGLIDAVRAGEEVPQTKEEIRKRWDRYARFAEKTFNVTIPEIPYEQLEELDDEGQIRFVLDAVSQSGVQIPAGIIEHQRTSYLDNRAIDTAQIQPYDGHVTLYMADRYHDDAIMFEPRYAVRQPDGGWGEYVSDLEVVPIGGEHIQAIDEPIIAKVGAHMTEALNEIEHDIEAGRRRTSEVGK